From one Magnolia sinica isolate HGM2019 chromosome 18, MsV1, whole genome shotgun sequence genomic stretch:
- the LOC131233378 gene encoding uncharacterized protein LOC131233378 produces MYLHGIETRFNREDRNADEGQEHEQGLISVFAHNVRPLGSPTFQDMDLGDLAKARWYVLHNCEEIESYLDEHIDEMKSKFPTNYDRMHQDQFPEWFAKRVRFHIVSHHT; encoded by the exons atgtatcttcatggcatagagactagattcaaccgagaagatcggaatgccgatgaagggcaggagcatgaacaaggactcatatctgtatttgcacataacgttcgtcctttaggatccccgacgtttcaggatatggaccttggggatctagcaaaggcgcggtggtatgtgttgcataattgtgaagaaatagagtcgtacttgga cgaacacatagacgagatgaagtccaaattccccacaaattatgatcgaatgcatcaggatcagtttccagaatggttcgccaaacgtgtaagatttcacattgtatctcaccacacttag
- the LOC131232364 gene encoding uncharacterized protein LOC131232364, which produces MAPGGRVRRSRTRSTPSTRDATKPTSPSHVASQASDPSVAHTPGTASSSTSRRGRGPTRGLLLERLTREGRVMVEFPQDCIRPVGNNVMLFTLEVGVLCQSLIPPPPPVGET; this is translated from the exons atggcaccaggtgggagagtacGTCGTTCACGCACtagatctaccccttctacccgtgATGCGACGAAGCCAACATCGCcatcacatgttgcatcgcaggcgtctgatccctcagtcgcgcatacaccgggcactgcat cgtcgtcgaccagccgacgaggacgtggacccacgcgtgggttgcttttagagcgacttacgcgtgagggtagggtgatggtagagttcccacaagactgcattagacctgttgggaatAATGTCATGTTGTTTACGttggaggtcggtgtcttatgtcaatctctgatccccccaccaCCGCCCGTTGGGGAGACGTGA